One part of the Rutidosis leptorrhynchoides isolate AG116_Rl617_1_P2 chromosome 1, CSIRO_AGI_Rlap_v1, whole genome shotgun sequence genome encodes these proteins:
- the LOC139863076 gene encoding BAG family molecular chaperone regulator 1-like: MLGVKSRNLGTLAAARGGASTTGGGGCRDAWELRPCGMLVQKRNSDVNQSQTIVPTIKVKVKYGSTYHEVNIKSQATFGELKKMLAGPTGLNPLDQKLVYKDKERDSKTYLDVAGVNDGSRMVLFLDVMRQEKRLVDDLKNAKMDKSKRQILEISSEIDKLVKQVANLEMEIYGGKKVVEKVLLNLIELLMSQLIKLDGIVAEGDVKLHRRMQVKRVQNYIEVLDKLKIRNSKIVNQSNVVRAPLQQHVNRISFEQKLISPMEKQRDSMKWPVVVTTEWEKF; encoded by the exons ATGTTGGGAGTGAAGTCAAGAAATCTTGGAACACTTGCGGCGGCGAGAGGCGGAGCTTCCACCACAGGCGGTGGCGGTTGTAGGGATGCTTGGGAACTCAGACCATGCGGAATGTTGGTACAGAAGAGGAATTCAGATGTTAATCAAAGTCAAACAATAGTACCTACTATTAAAGTCAAAGTCAAATATGGTTCTACCTATCATGAAGTCAACATTAAATCTCAAGCAACTTTTG GAGAATTGAAGAAAATGCTGGCAGGGCCAACAGGATTAAACCCTTTGGATCAAAAACTGGTATATAAAGACAAGGAAAGAGATTCGAAGACGTATTTAGACGTAGCGGGTGTAAACGATGGATCAAGAATGGTTTTGTTTCTTGATGTAATGAGGCAAGAAAAAAGACTTGTTGACGATCTTAAAAATGCGAAGATGGATAAATCTAAAAGACAGATACTTGAGATCAGTTCAGAAATTGATAAACTTGTTAAGCAG GTTGCTAATTTGGAAATGGAGATTTATGGAGGGAAGAAAGTAGTAGAAAAAGTGTTGTTGAATTTGATCGAGTTGTTAATGTCGCAATTGATCAAACTGGACGGAATTGTTGCCGAAGGAGATGTGAAATTGCATAGAAGAATGCAG GTAAAAAGAGTGCAGAATTATATAGAAGTTCTTGATAAGTTGAAGATTCGAAATAGCAAGATTGTTAATCAGAGTAATGTCGTACGAGCCCCATTACAACAACATGTGAATAGGATTTCGTTTGAGCAAAAACTAATATCGCCTATGGAAAAACAACGCGACTCGATGAAGTGGCCAGTAGTCGTTACAACCGAATGGGAGAAATTTTGA